One Pichia kudriavzevii chromosome 3, complete sequence genomic window carries:
- a CDS encoding uncharacterized protein (PKUD0C10800; similar to Saccharomyces cerevisiae YJR119C (JHD2); ancestral locus Anc_7.505): MPFNNKLIMEAPVLHPTEKEFSSPIKYLSDPKIVQLGERYGIVKVVPPDGWKPRFALDWNTFKFHTRIQYLHELNLRNRSRACFVEGFNCYLLSKGLEPLPIVEDLCSGVSNEYKLTKRELRDHLNGWFELRDGRQVHIHDIFIGGEIRKWFYKIHDDDRYLMKKLSSYSKYVTQVLKLENSKEAEEDDANTNLVIPPETSHSTLKRLLKTPAALLVHPTIQKQLRILKSQYGSSCKRRKMRMRDQTRECRNFDKSMPTPPSEILLDDHSKGDNTGRWENTKTAGSPTGEKVYGCFNVISPEILDEVCVTCLSSRSPETTLICDGCSRSFHMKCLPVPLEKVPKYDWFCDECILGSTSVYAEYGFEEEFDNKFSLNEFQKYCEDWEISMIDSIKSGQLGTSIELTEEEKSGKKLSEKNLERLFWKITNGEVTLPDENGKFKIRYGADISSSNPGEVSAFPTSDDPASTREDEKYIKSEWNLTNLPFAKGSLLGYICNSLTSRDAHGKNDGSDGNFEQISGMSVPWLYIGGPLSTFCWHKEDHYTLSANYSHLGAPKKWYGIPAGYAEKFEMFINDIAPELEAKQRDLMHQLVSMISPDEIDEGVIPIYETVQRPGEFIVTFPKVYHSGFNYGFNVNEAVNFTLPLWVNYSLCAVKEYEKVGKECVFDTFNVLKRIYFDLQNEQGKKKWMDETGININEVHKLSEWIYKEYNQEIEKFKSYYLGNAELRRILGGIKLIKVEEYLNSMEDVIKDRNVEFDVDDKLCVDCKTRVHFQWIIVDLYQDHMSDIGEVKEENMPQEGDTANFKGYENEWKEIIEKAKNANEEEKGERRTRRRSLRKRRLDHGNDAIGITSVPPEEKEKRDICSSVELLRKENCLFGKCVLCIGCFSKEIGRLTEDELARVLKVSLLVEENV; the protein is encoded by the coding sequence ATGcctttcaacaataaattAATTATGGAAGCACCAGTGCTTCATCCCACTGAAAAAGAGTTCAGTAGTCCCATAAAGTATTTGTCTGATCCGAAGATTGTACAGCTTGGAGAGAGATATGGAATAGTAAAAGTTGTGCCACCAGATGGATGGAAACCAAGGTTTGCGTTAGATTGGAACACCTTCAAATTTCATACTAGAATACAGTATTTACACGAGTTGAATTTGCGAAACAGATCGAGAGCATGCTTTGTCGAAGGGTTCAACTGTTATCTCTTGAGTAAAGGGCTAGAGCCTTTGCCAATAGTTGAAGATTTATGCTCGGGAGTATCTAATGAGTACAAACTAACCAAACGGGAACTAAGAGACCACTTGAATGGATGGTTTGAGCTGAGGGATGGAAGACAAGTTCATATTCACGACATCTTTATTGGAGGAGAAATCAGAAAATGGTTCTATAAAATTCATGATGATGATAGAtacttgatgaaaaagCTCTCatcatattcaaaatatgtTACGCAGGTCTTGAAACTTGAGAATAGCAAGGAAGCggaggaagatgatgcAAACACAAATCTAGTGATACCACCAGAAACTTCGCATTCGACGTTGAAGAGATTACTGAAAACACCGGCAGCTTTATTGGTACACCCCACTATCCAGAAGCAATTACGAATACTAAAGTCGCAATATGGTTCATCATGtaaaagaaggaaaatgagaatgagGGATCAGACAAGGGAATGCCGtaattttgataaatcgATGCCAACTCCGCCATCTGaaattcttcttgatgATCATTCGAAAGGAGATAATACTGGAAGATGGGAAAACACTAAAACAGCTGGTTCACCAACAGGGGAAAAAGTATATGGTTGTTTTAATGTTATCTCTCCTGAAATATTGGATGAAGTTTGCGTGACGTGTTTGAGTTCTCGATCGCCTGAAACCACTCTAATTTGTGACGGATGCTCAAGATCATTCCATATGAAATGCTTGCCTGTACCCTTGGAAAAAGTTCCAAAGTATGATTGGTTTTGTGACGAGTGTATTCTTGGTAGTACAAGCGTCTATGCAGAATACGGATTTGAGGAAGAGTTTGACAATAAGTTCAGTTTAAACGAATTTCAGAAATACTGTGAGGATTGGGAAATCAGTATGATAGATTCCATCAAATCTGGCCAACTAGGTACTAGTATAGAACTTacagaggaagaaaagagcGGGAAGAAACTATCAGAAAAGAACCTAGAAAGacttttttggaaaataacCAATGGTGAAGTCACACTTCCTGATGAGAACGGGAAATTCAAGATTAGATACGGTGCAGATATTAGTAGCTCTAACCCAGGTGAAGTTTCTGCGTTCCCAACCAGTGATGATCCAGCTTCAACAAGGGAGGATGAGAAATATATAAAAAGCGAATGGAATCTAACCAATTTACCCTTTGCTAAGGGGAGCTTGTTAGGCTATATTTGCAATTCACTAACGTCTAGAGATGCTCACGGTAAAAATGATGGTAGTGATGGCaattttgaacaaataTCCGGCATGTCTGTTCCTTGGCTTTACATTGGAGGGCCTCTATCAACATTTTGTTGGCACAAGGAAGACCATTACACACTTTCAGCCAATTATTCACATTTGGGCGCACCTAAGAAATGGTATGGTATACCGGCAGGGTATGCTGAGAAGTTTGAAATGTTCATCAACGATATTGCCCCAGAATTGGAAGCCAAACAAAGAGATCTTATGCATCAGTTAGTTAGTATGATATCACCggatgaaattgatgaaggtGTTATCCCAATCTATGAGACGGTCCAACGACCGGGAGAATTTATTGTTACGTTTCCCAAGGTATATCATTCTGGTTTTAATTACGGATTTAACGTTAATGAAGCAGTGAATTTTACATTACCACTATGGGTGAACTATAGTTTATGTGCAGTTAAAGAGTATGAGAAAGTAGGAAAAGAATGTGTCTTTGATACCTTCAACGTGTTGAAGAGAATCTATTTTGATTTGCAAAATGAACaggggaagaaaaaatggatGGATGAAACAGGCATAAACATCAATGAGGTGCATAAGTTAAGTGAGTGGATTTATAAGGAATATAACCaggagattgaaaaatttaagaGTTACTATTTGGGAAATGCCGAACTGCGAAGGATACTGGGCGGAATCAAGTTGATCAAGGTGGAAGAATATTTGAATAGTATGGAGGATGTGATTAAAGATCGGAacgttgaatttgatgtgGATGATAAACTGTGTGTGGATTGTAAAACTCGggttcattttcaatggatTATAGTTGATTTATACCAAGACCATATGAGTGACATTGGTGAAGtgaaagaggaaaatatGCCGCAAGAGGGAGATACCGCAAATTTTAAAGGTTACGAGAATGAGTGGAAGGAAATTATAGAAAAGGCCAAGAATGCAAACGAGGAGGAAAAAGGGGAAAGACGGACAAGAAGGCGGTCCTTAAGAAAGAGGAGACTCGATCACGGGAATGATGCCATTGGGATTACATCTGTCCCCCCagaggagaaggagaaacgGGACATTTGTTCCAGCGTGGAATTACTGCGCAAGGAGAACTGTTTATTTGGGAAGTGTGTCCTTTGTATTGGATGTTTCAGCAAGGAGATTGGCCGTCTTACGGAGGACGAGCTTGCCCGTGTGCTGAAGGTGTCCCTCCTTGTCGAGGAGAATGTGTAA
- a CDS encoding uncharacterized protein (PKUD0C10780; similar to Saccharomyces cerevisiae YER023W (PRO3); ancestral locus Anc_7.506) → MQIPENYTLTILGAGVMGSAVLSAVLKNRPTPFPGKIFCCTGSSASAQRLQETYGNAITATYGESNFQPVKEADVIVLGCKPFMCQTIIDQVKGALDGNKVIISLLAGWKIDQLSTSVGSPYIARVMTNTPAKYGCGTAVVSFSSDLQGTDFQSVRETIMAIVDTVGMALELPEKNMDAATSLVGSGPAFVLLMMQALAEGGVRMGIPYETAKKCAAKVMEGTSKMVMESGQHPEALKSMVCTPGGTTIGGLLTLEDRGVRGAISRAVEEAADIASKLGKK, encoded by the coding sequence ATGCAAATTCCTGAGAATTATACTTTGACTATCCTTGGAGCTGGTGTTATGGGATCTGCTGTTTTATCAGCAGTCTTGAAAAATAGGCCAACCCCATTTCCAGGGAAGATTTTCTGTTGCACAGGTTCTTCTGCCTCTGCCCAACGTTTACAAGAAACCTACGGCAATGCAATTACTGCTACGTATGGGGAGAGCAATTTTCAACCGGTTAAGGAGGCCGATGTTATTGTTTTAGGATGTAAACCATTTATGTGTCAGACTATTATTGACCAGGTCAAGGGGGCCCTAGACGGGAATAAGGTAATCATCTCACTGCTGGCTGGGTGGAAAATTGACCAATTGAGTACATCAGTCGGCTCTCCTTACATTGCACGTGTGATGACCAATACACCGGCTAAATACGGTTGCGGCACTGCTGTTGTATCATTTTCAAGCGATTTACAGGGCACTGATTTTCAATCGGTAAGAGAGACAATCATGGCAATTGTCGATACCGTTGGCATGGCTCTTGAGTTACCAGAGAAAAATATGGACGCTGCCACTTCTTTGGTAGGTTCTGGTCCTGCATttgtgttgttgatgatgcaaGCGTTGGCTGAGGGTGGTGTCCGTATGGGTATACCCTATGAAACCGCAAAGAAATGCGCAGCAAAAGTCATGGAAGGCACCTCCAAAATGGTTATGGAAAGTGGTCAACATCCTGAAGCTTTAAAGAGCATGGTTTGTACTCCAGGTGGAACTACGATCGGCGGTCTCCTCACTTTAGAAGACAGAGGGGTGAGAGGTGCAATTTCTAGGGCTGTTGAGGAAGCAGCTGATATTGCATCCAAATTAGGTAAGAAATAG
- a CDS encoding uncharacterized protein (PKUD0C10820; similar to Saccharomyces cerevisiae YJR117W (STE24); ancestral locus Anc_7.501): MISLLDTARKFLDIPGFNWKSLIIGFTVANFLFDSYVKYRQIRCVKANGNRVPKELAKYDINTDTVVKSSKYSVSKLKFSILAGLYDCVENIAFFHYDVLPKLWLKSGSYLNCLVKYVPFLTKWVQGSLISQSLAFMGLFMGVSIILSIPVKYYQNFVLEESYGFNKLTIKLWVTDTIKQFALTCVLGGPILAAFLKIMDYYGDSFMYHLSVFIFAVQIFFIIVYPKFIQPFFNTLTPLEDGDLKNAIEKLALKNKFPLDKLYVIDGSKRSGHSNAYFMGLPWGSKQIVIFDTLIEHSTVDEVVAVLGHEIGHWKLNHTTKLMTIGELHMFMIFTIFSVFIKNRSFYNSFGFGLPNGITEMPAMIGFLLFGDVLKPLDAVMEFVMNLITRIYEYQADRFAAEQGLSNDLKTALVVLHKENLSSLVVDSLYSAKEYNHPTLGERVAAIDAYLTESKKEQ; encoded by the coding sequence ATGATTTCGTTGTTGGACACGGCGAGAAAGTTTCTGGACATTCCGGGCTTCAATTGGAAGTCCTTAATTATTGGCTTTACTGTTGCCAATTTTCTGTTTGATTCCTACGTTAAGTATCGTCAAATTCGTTGTGTCAAGGCAAATGGTAATAGGGTCCCCAAAGAATTGGCCAAGTATGATATAAATACAGACACTGTTGTGAAGTCTTCCAAGTATAGTGTTTCTAAATTGAAGTTTTCCATTCTTGCCGGCCTTTATGATTGTGTGGAAAACATTGCATTCTTCCATTATGATGTTTTGCCTAAATTGTGGCTGAAATCCGGTTCTTATTTGAACTGTTTGGTCAAGTATGTCCCATTTTTAACCAAATGGGTTCAAGGCAGTCTTATTAGTCAAAGTTTAGCATTCATGGGGTTGTTTATGGGTGTATCGATTATTTTGAGTATTCCAGTCAAATATTACCAAAATTTTGTGCTTGAAGAATCTTATGGCTTCAATAAGCTAACTATAAAATTATGGGTAACTGATACAATTAAACAATTTGCTCTTACATGTGTTTTAGGTGGTCCAATTCTAGCTGCATTTTTGAAGATCATGGACTATTACGGCGATTCCTTTATGTATCACTTGTCAGTATTCATTTTTGCAGTTcagatttttttcatcattgtttATCCTAAATTTATCCAGCCTTTCTTTAATACCTTAACTCCATTAGAGGATGGTGACTTGAAGAATGCGATTGAAAAGCTTGCCCTCAAGAATAAGTTTCCATTGGATAAACTGTACGTCATTGACGGTTCTAAACGTTCTGGCCATTCAAATGCCTACTTTATGGGTCTACCTTGGGGATCCAAGCAGATTGTTATATTTGATACACTAATTGAGCATTCCACCgttgatgaagttgttgctgttttaGGCCACGAAATAGGTCATTGGAAATTAAATCATACCACCAAGTTGATGACTATCGGAGAATTACACATGTTTATGATCTTTACTATTTTTTCTGTCTTTATCAAGAATAGGTCTTTTTACAACTCTTTTGGCTTTGGCTTACCAAATGGAATTACTGAAATGCCTGCAATGATTGGTTTCTTGTTATTTGGTGATGTTTTGAAACCATTGGACGCTGTCATGGAATTCGTTATGAATTTAATAACTCGTATTTACGAATACCAAGCTGATCGGTTTGCGGCAGAACAAGGATTATCGAATGATTTAAAGACAGCTTTAGTCGTTCTACACAAAGAAAACCTTTCTTCCCTAGTTGTTGATAGTTTATACTCTGCAAAGGAGTATAACCACCCAACATTGGGCGAAAGAGTAGCTGCAATTGACGCATACTTGACAGAGTCTAAAAAAGAGCAGTAG
- a CDS encoding uncharacterized protein (PKUD0C10770; similar to Saccharomyces cerevisiae YAL044W-A; ancestral locus Anc_7.24): MNRLSNQLRFYTTFTKSGMSKVTEPGCKCTDKPNIPQPNEEMGPLESSMYNKIVRDLSPTQLIIRNDSWKHAHHTGMENARNKAESHFHVTIVSDKFKDIRGTLARHRFIFKLLDEEIKGEGKIHGFQVVCKTPDEWIKLQEAKTAPRESSNAYFK, translated from the coding sequence ATGAACAGACTCTCAAACCAGCTGCGTTTCTACACAACTTTCACTAAGTCAGGAATGTCGAAAGTTACAGAGCCGGGGTGCAAGTGCACAGACAAACCTAATATTCCCCAACCTAATGAAGAGATGGGTCCACTCGAGTCTTCCATGTACAACAAGATCGTCCGGGATCTAAGTCCAACCCAGTTGATTATTCGGAACGATTCCTGGAAGCATGCCCATCACACAGGTATGGAAAATGCAAGGAATAAGGCAGAATCTCACTTTCATGTTACAATTGTGAGTGACAAATTCAAGGACATTAGGGGTACTTTAGCAAGACATCGTTTTATCTTCAAGCTGTTAGacgaagaaatcaaagggGAAGGGAAAATCCACGGATTTCAAGTTGTCTGTAAAACTCCTGATGAATGGATCAAGTTACAGGAAGCAAAGACTGCCCCAAGAGAGTCAAGCAATGCATATTTCAAATGA
- a CDS encoding uncharacterized protein (PKUD0C10750; similar to Saccharomyces cerevisiae YGR141W (VPS62) and YPR157W (TDA6); ancestral locus Anc_3.505) — protein MHPLKFTVAFLGALSLTTSSPISQLNNPEQERQIRDLLSTKPVYKDLPPLKAFPSDSERTIKAGEIPKYVIEYAPLVFLYSEERYMPYNIEKYVQNFKPTWRNGTTINIDGKDPEDPDYKTQKLHLRDLEKLPNSTPDEMVFLTSLQDFDKDPEFITGKHNIPNYYTGEIKDAPAVLIVTDKGNGWVDAYWFYFYSFNLGPFVMGFGPFGDHVGDWEHSLVRFYKGEPVVVWMSAHGGGGAYFYKHMEKESLEKTGVGFSNGKQPVIFSARGTHANYPSTGQHGHDLPYAILSDFTDRGGLWNPALNYLAYTHTPEDGIELKVIQANGSHPFREQEYGDWLYYDGAWGDPKLDPADERQHWSPFEWKYIDGPTGPLTKNLVRLSPCQRAKWWNFWSGCNVRRYIQYGEGMFDQEGNNSCGSLYKNIESPWIRKIVQILTWHGWGCFITDLFYG, from the coding sequence ATGCATCCACTGAAATTTACAGTGGCATTTTTAGGCGCTTTATCATTGACTACGTCAAGTCCGATTAGTCAGTTGAACAATCCGGAACAAGAGAGACAGATACGTGATTTACTCTCCACAAAACCAGTTTATAAAGATCTACCGCCGCTAAAAGCATTTCCGTCGGATTCAGAAAGAACCATTAAAGCAGGAGAGATACCCAAATACGTTATTGAATATGCCCCCCTGGTCTTTCTTTATTCAGAGGAGCGATATATGCCATATAACATTGAGAAATACGTTCAGAATTTCAAGCCAACTTGGAGGAACGGTACAACCATCAACATTGATGGCAAAGATCCGGAAGATCCGGATTACAAAACGCAGAAGTTGCATTTGAGGGACTTAGAGAAATTACCAAATTCAACGCCAGATGAAATGGTATTCTTAACATCGCTgcaagattttgataaagatCCTGAGTTTATTACAGGAAAACATAATATCCCCAATTACTACACTGGGGAGATCAAAGATGCACCTGCAGTGTTAATTGTGACAGATAAAGGCAACGGCTGGGTTGACGCATAttggttttatttttattccTTCAATTTGGGTCCGTTCGTGATGGGATTTGGTCCGTTCGGTGACCATGTAGGTGACTGGGAGCATAGCCTCGTAAGGTTTTACAAAGGTGAACCCGTTGTTGTATGGATGTCAGCTCACGGTGGAGGTGGGGCCTATTTTTATAAGCATATGGAAAAGGAATCACTGGAAAAAACTGGTGTTGGGTTTAGCAATGGGAAACAACcagttattttttctgcCCGTGGTACACATGCCAATTATCCAAGCACTGGTCAGCATGGCCATGATTTACCTTATGCAATATTGAGTGATTTTACAGATCGTGGAGGATTGTGGAATCCTGCATTGAATTATCTTGCCTATACACACACGCCTGAAGACGGAATCGAGCTAAAGGTAATACAGGCTAATGGGTCTCATCCATTTAGAGAACAAGAGTACGGTGACTGGCTCTATTATGATGGTGCATGGGGGGACCCGAAGCTTGACCCCGCTGATGAACGGCAACATTGGTCACCGTTTGAGTGGAAATATATTGATGGTCCAACTGGCCCCTTGACAAAGAACCTCGTTCGTTTAAGCCCTTGCCAACGTGCAAAATGGTGGAATTTCTGGAGTGGTTGCAACGTTAGGAGATATATACAATATGGTGAAGGTATGTTTGATCAGGAAGGAAATAACAGTTGTGGCAGTTTATACAAGAATATCGAGAGCCCTTGGATAAGGAAAATAGTCCAGATACTTACCTGGCATGGTTGGGGGTGCTTTATCACAGACCTTTTCTATGGATAA
- a CDS encoding uncharacterized protein (PKUD0C10810; similar to Saccharomyces cerevisiae YJR121W (ATP2); ancestral locus Anc_7.507), translated as MVARLFATSTRSALKAAKANLALNRGLATAAPAVGKVKSVIGAVVDVQFEQGQLPQILNALVMDNGGNKLVLEVAQHLGENTVRTIAMDGTEGLVRGQTVNDTGAPISVPVGRGTLGRILNVIGDPVDERGPVDCKERKPIHADPPAFVEQSTEAEVLETGIKVVDLLAPYARGGKIGLFGGAGVGKTVFIQELINNVAKAHGGFSVFTGVGERTREGNDLYREMKETGVINLEGESKVALVFGQMNEPPGARARVALTGLTIAEYFRDEEGQDVLLFIDNIFRFTQAGSEVSALLGRIPSAVGYQPTLATDMGLLQERITTTKKGSVTSVQAVYVPADDLTDPAPATTFAHLDATTVLSRGISELGIYPAVDPLDSKSRLLDVAVVGQEHYEVATQVQETLQAYKSLQDIIAILGMDELSEQDKLTVERARKIQRFLSQPFSVAEVFTGIPGKLVRLEETIKSFRDVLAGKYDHLPENAFYMVGGIEDVIAKAEKLAAEAN; from the exons ATGGTTGCTAGATTATTTGCTACTTCAACTAGATCTGCCCTCAAGGCTGCTAAGGCTAACTTAGCTTTAAACAGAGGTTTAGCTACTGCAGCTCCAGCTGTTGGTAAGGTTAA GTCCGTTATTGGTGCGGTTGTCGATGTCCAATTCGAACAAGGCCAATTACCACAAATTTTAAACGCTTTAGTTATGGATAATGGTGGTAACAAGTTAGTTTTAGAAGTTGCTCAACATTTAGGTGAAAACACTGTCAGAACCATTGCTATGGATGGTACTGAAGGTTTAGTTAGAGGTCAAACCGTTAACGATACCGGTGCTCCAATCTCTGTCCCAGTTGGTAGAGGTACCTTAGGTAGAATCTTGAACGTCATTGGTGATCCAGTCGATGAAAGAGGTCCAGTTGACTGTAAGGAAAGAAAGCCAATTCACGCTGATCCTCCAGCTTTCGTTGAACAATCCACTGAAGCTGAAGTTTTGGAAACTGGTATTAAGGTTGTCGATTTATTAGCACCTTACGCAAGAGGTGGTAAGATTGGTTTATTCGGTGGTGCTGGTGTTGGTAAGACCGTTTTTATCCAAGAATTGATCAACAATGTTGCAAAGGCTCATGGTGGTTTCTCCGTTTTCACTGGTGTTGGTGAAAGAACCAGAGAAGGTAACGATTTATACAGAGAAATGAAGGAAACTGGTGTTATTAACTTGGAAGGTGAATCCAAGGTCGCCTTAGTTTTCGGTCAAATGAACGAACCACCAGGAGCTAGAGCAAGAGTTGCTTTAACTGGTTTGACCATTGCAGAATATTTCAGAGATGAAGAAGGTCAAGATGTCTTGTTATTCATTGATAACATTTTCAGATTCACCCAAGCAGGTTCTGAAGTCTCTGCATTATTAGGTAGAATTCCATCTGCTGTCGGTTATCAACCAACTTTAGCAACCGATATGGGTCTTTTACAAGAAAGAATTACCACCACCAAGAAGGGTTCCGTTACTTCTGTCCAAGCTGTTTATGTCCCAGCCGATGATTTAACCGATCCTGCTCCAGCTACTACTTTCGCCCACTTGGATGCAACCACTGTCTTGTCCAGAGGTATTTCCGAATTAGGTATCTACCCAGCTGTCGATCCATTAGATTCTAAGTCTAGATTATTAGATGTTGCAGTTGTTGGTCAAGAACATTATGAAGTTGCAACTCAAGTCCAAGAAACTTTACAAGCTTACAAGTCTTTACAAGATATTATTGCTATTTTGGGTATGGATGAATTATCTGAACAAGATAAGTTAACCGTTGAAAGAGCAAGAAAGATCCAAAGATTCTTATCTCAACCATTCTCTGTTGCAGAAGTTTTCACTGGTATTCCAGGTAAGTTAGTCAGATTAGAAGAAACCATCAAGTCTTTCAGGGATGTTCTTGCAGGTAAGTACGATCACTTACCAGAAAACGCTTTCTACATGGTTGGTGGTATTGAAGATGTCATTGCAAAGGCTGAAAAGTTAGCTGCTGAAGCTAACTAA
- a CDS encoding uncharacterized protein (PKUD0C10760; similar to Saccharomyces cerevisiae YPL034W; ancestral locus Anc_2.378): protein MRTEVTDTRRERCLALTQKGLQCKLLSLEGDKYCHIHIKTKGKGRDDPKRKGLTGSSNQKSRNSSPEKRGFFSKMIHHDEDCDKPGFIYVFTYAHMMNPKAVRTNNLHLAAPTTTNWIDYNQTLPFDTFDRILLKVGYTRKAPEVRINEWRKQCGRSNFILLYPGCLVPIYNKKTVAETKTLVKMFKRLSLSSESKGAKGHTGKKYKNLNKERTCFVAPHPHDTEQRIHRRLKQDYGAGKMYCEACSKEALDYRYPTKKIAGVHTEWFSIPRDQMERVWDIIEYECTM, encoded by the coding sequence ATGAGAACAGAAGTTACAGATACCAGGAGGGAAAGATGTTTGGCTTTAACGCAGAAGGGGTTACAATGCAAACTTTTATCACTTGAGGGAGACAAATATTGCCATATTCATATCAAGACTAAAGGTAAAGGAAGAGATGATCCAAAGAGAAAAGGACTTACTGGTAGTTCAAACCAGAAATCTCGTAACAGCAGTCCAGAAAAAAGGGGGTTCTTTTCTAAAATGATACATCATGATGAAGATTGTGATAAACCTGGATTCATATATGTATTTACTTATGCCCACATGATGAATCCAAAAGCCGTCAGGACGAATAATTTACATTTGGCTGCACCAACAACTACCAATTGGATAGATTATAACCAAACGCTTCCATTTGATACGTTTGACCGAATACTGCTGAAGGTTGGATACACTCGAAAGGCACCAGAAGTACGAATAAATGAGTGGAGGAAGCAGTGTGGACGATCTAATTTCATACTGCTGTATCCAGGATGTTTGGTTCCCAtttacaacaaaaaaacgGTTGCCGAAACGAAGACTCTTGTCAAGATGTTCAAACGTCTCAGTTTGTCTTCCGAATCAAAGGGAGCAAAGGGCCACAcgggaaaaaaatacaaaaaccTGAACAAGGAACGAACCTGTTTTGTAGCCCCACATCCTCATGATACAGAACAGAGGATCCATAGGAGGCTGAAGCAAGATTATGGTGCGGGTAAAATGTATTGTGAAGCCTGTTCAAAGGAAGCCTTAGATTATAGGtatccaacaaaaaaaattgccGGAGTGCATACTGAATGGTTTAGCATTCCTAGAGACCAAATGGAACGGGTTTGGGATATCATTGAGTATGAATGCACTATGTGA
- a CDS encoding uncharacterized protein (PKUD0C10790; similar to Saccharomyces cerevisiae YJR118C (ILM1); ancestral locus Anc_7.504), with protein sequence MALFSARTLIGARIALLTFVAYHLLVSPRTVIEYSGVLVLASSMDLPLLMVNEKSPIYGTIGVVLITLLLSDIAALLDGNMKYFETTVFCRLLFFFPLCAYCYLGTWVVLCNSVIFSYAFIEAWFGILTFSTLKEEKMNRARDHAKKEAEIKEKYERGELQGEEKKKYEKKLEKEEYDKIMNEFKS encoded by the coding sequence ATGGCTTTGTTTTCTGCAAGGACCCTTATTGGTGCGAGGATTGCCTTACTTACATTTGTGGCATATCATTTGTTGGTCTCGCCCCGTACAGTAATTGAATACTCAGGTGTTTTAGTCCTTGCATCGTCGATGGATCTACcattgttgatggtgaATGAAAAGTCACCGATTTATGGGACAATTGGTGTTGTTCTTATCACATTGTTACTATCTGATATTGCCGCACTGCTTGATGGTAATATGAAGTACTTCGAAACTACAGTCTTTTGCAGGTTgctcttctttttccctCTCTGTGCATACTGCTATCTTGGAACGTGGGTTGTCTTGTGTAACAGTGTCATCTTTTCTTATGCATTCATTGAAGCGTGGTTTGGTATCCTAACTTTCTCGACTTTaaaagaggagaaaatgaaTAGAGCTAGAGATCATGCTAAAAAGGAAGCTGAGATCAAGGAGAAATATGAGAGAGGAGAACTCCAAGgtgaggaaaagaagaaatacGAGAAAAAGCTCGAGAAGGAGGAGTATGACAAGATTATGAATGAATTTAAAAGTTAG